In the Blautia coccoides genome, CTCTGTGAGATATTCCCCTGCATTCTGCAGATAAAATATAATGGTCACTCCAATTCTCACATCATCACAGGCACCTGCATAAGATTCTTTTCCCGCATGTTTTTCAATTACCACATCCTCCTGGGTGGTAATCCCGGTACCGCGGAAATAGGGAAAATAATATTCCATCTGGAATTCATTATTCTCATCATATTCTCCACAGACCGTTATTCCAAAATCACAGCCATAGGTTTTTGAGATTTCCGCAAACAGATGGTTTTTTCTGTCCTCGATCACCGTCTTCTCATCATAATGTGAAATCACATCTTTAAGAATCCGGTCCACCTCTTTTTTTCCGTTAATCCCAGAAAAACCAATGGATTTTAAATAACTGTGCAAATACGTACCTCCGTCTGGTTAAGGTTTACATAACTTAGTTTACATAATATTTATTAATACTCTGTATGCCTCTTACTTTGTTTGTTTTTTATTCTGTCAGCTCTTTATTTTGTCTGCTTCTTATTCTGTTTGCGCTTTATTTTGTCTGCTTCTTATTCTGTCTGTTTCTTATTCTGTTTGCGCTTTATTTTGTCTGCTTCTTATTCTGTCTGTTTCTTATTTTGTTTGCTTTTTATTCTGCCTGTTTCTTATTCTGCCTGTTTTTTATTCTATTTATTTCTTATTTTATTTCTGTCATTCCGCCCATATAAGGTCTCAGTGCCTCGGGAATCCTTACAGAGCCGTCTGCCTGCAGGTTGTTTTCCAGAAATGCAATCAGCATTCTAGGTGGAGCAACAACTGTATTATTTAAGGTATGCGCCAGATACTTGCCATCTTTCCCATTTATACGGATTTTTAATCTTCTTGCCTGCGCATCACCCAAATTTGAGCAGCTTCCTACTTCAAAATATTTCTTCTGTCTTGGTGACCATGCTTCTACATCCACAGATTTCACCTTCAAATCTGCCAAATCCCCGGAGCAGCATTCCAGTGTACGAACCGGAATATCCAAAGAACGGAATAAATCTACTGTATTCTGCCACAATTTATCAAACCATTCTTTGCTTTCCTCTGGTTTACATACAACGATCATTTCCTGTTTCTCAAACTGGTGTATACGGTATACACCGCGCTCCTCCAGTCCATGTGCTCCCTTTTCTTTTCTGAAGCACGGAGAATAGCTTGTGAGAGTCTTTGGCAGCTCTTCTTCAGGTACAATAGTGTCAATGAATTTACCAATCATGGAATGCTCACTGGTTCCGATCAGATAGAGGTCTTCCCCCTCAATCTTATACATCATGGCATCCATCTCAGCAAAACTCATAACTCCTGTCACCACATCGCTGCGAATCATAAACGGCGGAACACAGTAAGTAAATCCTCTGTTTATCATAAAGTCTCTTGCATAGGAAATAACAGCAGAGTGAAGCCTTGCAATATCCCCCATAAGATAGTAAAATCCGTTTCCTGCTACTTTCCTGGCACTGTCCAGATCAAGACCGTTGAAACTCTCCATGATTTCCGCGTGGTACGGAATTTCAAAATCAGGAACTACCGGCTCACCGTATTTCTGAACCTCTACATTTTCCGTATCATCTTTGCCAATAGGCACAGATGGGTCAATAATATTCGGAATGGTCATCATTATGGTTTTGATTTTTTCTTCTACTTCTCTCTCCTCAGCAGACAGACGCTCTACGGTTTCAGCATTGGCTGTAACTTTCTTTTTTACCTCCTCTGCCTCTTCTTTCCTGCCTTCCTTCATAAGACCGCCAATCATTTTGGAGATTTTATTTCTTTCTGCTCTCAGAGCTTCCACTTCTTTTTTAATGTCACGATTCCTTTTATCCAGCTCAATGACTTCGTCTACAAGCGGCAATTTGCTGTCCTGGAATTTATTTTTAATATTTTGTTTTACAATATCAGGGTTTTCTCTTAAAAATTTAATGTCTAACATTTCTGTTCTCCTTCTGTTTTCGCTAGTTTGTTTACATAACTTTTATTTTAACTTTTGTATATTGTTTATATAGCTTTTTGTATGTTGTTTCTAGCGTTTTTATTGTTTACATAATCTTATTTATACAGCTTTGTTTACATGTGCTTATTTACTTATGTTTATTTACTTATATTTATTTACTTATGTTTATTTACTTATTGTTTATTCACATATGGTTATTTACATATCGTTATTTACATATCGTTATTTATATATCGTTATTTACATATGATTTTACATATGATTATTTACATAATTAATCATAACAATACAGTCAAATGAATCGTTATAATCAATCCTCTAATTCTGTTTCCTGTAAAATGCCGAAGTTTACAGCTTGTCTCAGTGCTTCCACCTCTTCTTCACTCAATACTACATAGGATTCCCCATTTACTATCTCTTTAATGTAAAGAAAGCAATTTTCTCTGCTATGTATAGCATTCAGCAAAAAACCTGTATTATTTTTGTCAAGCATGGCAAGTACAAAGCTAAGTTTTCCCCCCATATCCTCAAAGGCATCATATTTGACAATACCATATTTGTTCAGGGACTTATCCATTACTTTCCATATTTTGTCAATTTCCTCCCCATTGTCATCTGTGGAGCGCACTAATTTCTCGATCAAGTCAAATTTTCTTTTAAACAGCCGTTCAAGGGATTGTCCATCCTTCCCCTTCATGAACAGCGTATATTTTCTGTTTAGCCGGTTCAGTCCCAATGAAAGGTTAAATACGCAAATCAGCAGTATAATTACTACGATCAGCAATAAAACCATCAATATTCCTGAGTGAGACTGAAGGCTTTCTAATAAACTACTCATCTGTTGTTCACAACTCCCTTATTTTATCTAATCGTTTCCAGCAGTTCTACAATACGTTCCAACTCATCTTTGGAATAATATTCGATTTCTATTTTCCCCTTATCATTGTTCTTTCGGTGTATTTCTACCTTTGAACCAATAATCTGCTTAATCTTTTCCTCCAACTGCTGATATACCAGGTTTTGTGCCTCGTCTACCGGTTTTTCCTGTTTTTCCGGTGCCGGATTCAGAATTTCTTTGACCATTTTTTCTGTCTCTCTGACACTCAGTTTTTCGTCAAACACTTTTGTAGCTGCCATGATCTGAATTTCAGAATCCTCTATAGCCAGAAGTGCCCTGGCATGTCCTGTTGTTATCATTTCATCAATAAGCATTTGCTGAACACGTTCATCAAGCTTTAAAAGCCGCATAGAGTTTGTCACAGCAGTACGGCTTTTTGACACTCTCTCCGCAATGGCATCCTGTTTTAAATGAAACTCTTCCATAAGGCGTTTATAGGCCACTGCCTCCTCAATGGGATTCAGATCTTCTCTCTGGATATTCTCTATCAGAGAAATTTCTACAGCCTCCTGATCTGAAAATTCTTTTATGATAACAGGAATTTCTTTTACACCTGCCAACTTAGAGGCTCTCCATCTACGCTCCCCTGCAATAATTTCATAGTAATCACCTTTTTTCTGTACAAGAAGCGGCTGTAAGATTCCAAACTGCTTTATTGACTCTGCCAGCTCCAGCAAAGCATCTTCTCCAAACTGTTTTCTGGGCTGCTCTCTGTTTGGTTCTATCATAGACATTTTAATCATCTGAACAGATTTTTCATCTTTTATGTCAACTTCATTTGTACTTACAGCAGGTGCGGGCACAGGATTTTTCTTTTTGACTTTAGCACTACTGTCCGGAATCATGGAATCTAACCCTTTTCCAAGTCCACCTTTTCTTACTGCCATTCTTCATCCCCCTTATGTAAAACTTCCTCTGCGAGAAGCTTATAACTCTCTGCTCCCACAGATTTTTTATCATATAATGTAATCGGCAGGCCATAACTGGGTGCCTCTGCAAGACGGACATTTCTCGGTATTATTGTTTTGTAGATGGATTGGTTCAAATTACTCTTTACATTCTCTACTACTTGCAGGGAAAGGTTTGTCCTTGCATCATACATGGTAAATACTACTCCTTCCATAACAAGAGAAGGATTTAGACGCTCCTGTACTAATTCAATGGTGTGAATAAGCTGTGTAAGTCCTTCCAAGGCGTAATATTCACATTGGATTGGAACAAGAACGGAATCTGCTGTTGTCATTGCATTGATTGTCAAGATATTAAGTGATGGAGGGCAATCCATAATAATGAAATCATATTTGTCTTTTATGCCGTCAATATGATTTTTTAGTAAGTATTCTCTGTCTTCAACTCCTACTAATTCAATCTCGGCTCCAGCCAGATTGACGTTAGACGGAATGATGGATAAATTTTCAAATACGTTTTCAATCAGGCAGTCTGATAAATCGCAGTCTCCAAGAAGCAGCTCATACAACGTGGCATCCAGGTTCTCCTTTTCTACGCCTACGCCGCTTGTGGTGTTTCCCTGAGGGTCGATATCTATAATGAGGACTTTTTGATTCATTTCTGCCAGACAGGCGGAAAGATTAATGGTTGTTGTAGATTTACCTACACCGCCTTTTTGGTTTGCTATAGCTATAATTCTTCCCAATTATACTCTCCTCTTTTCATCTGTGTGGAAAAGTTTTTAATTTGTTTTTTATTATGATATACGTGTTTATTATAGCATTAATTGTGGAGTATTTCCATAAGAATGTTTCACGTGAAACATTTTTTTATTAGTATTTTATTGGTTATATTGTATATGAAAAAATAGGTGAGGGCGGACGGTTGAAAAGGAGAGGCGGGGCAGAGAGCGGAGGAGAGTGAAGCGTTTCGCTGTCCGGAAGCTAACCGGCTCCCAGACACTAAATTCGTCGGCAGCGGCCTCCTCATTAAGTGTCTGGGGCAGGTGGATCTCTTCCGAACGCTCTACTGTGACATCACTCTCCTCCGCCCTCTGCCCCGCCTCTCCTTCTCAACCTGTTTTTCTTTGATACTGGTTTTATTTGCATGTTTTTCATATACGGCTTTGGTAGTGTTGCTGTTGCTCGTTATGTTTGTTTATAGTATAGACGTGCTTTAAGTTTCCGTAAATGCTAACAAACATGTTTGTATAAGATGTAAATTTAAATAATACATGTTAGATATAATACATTTGACATAAAGTGTGTTTAAAAATTTATTCATACAATCTGCACACCCATCTTGTGGAAAATTTGATTTAATTTAGTCAACGCACCCCGCTACGCATCCCCTCATTGGAACAAAATCTCCTACAAAGTGTGATGCACAGCTTACTGAAAGCAATAATAAATTGTACTATTGTTCTTCTGTTTATTTACTTTTTCTATTTTTTTCTTTTTTTACTTTCCTCATCTTTCTTATAAAACACCTAGCTTAATACTTTCTAAAGAGCAACAACTTAAACAACAAGATGTTTCACGTGAAACATCTTGTCATCTAACTTTTTTTATATCATATTTACATATCTGTGCGTTTATCATATCAATACCTTGAATTAGTACCTAGTATATTAAAAAAGCAAAAACAACTTTTAATAAATATTATCCATCATTAAGTAAGATCACTTAAAAACAAGTTTTTTATTTGATCTAGGAATTAATTTTTTTAATATAATTATATTTCATATATTAATATATACATGTTAACACTAGAAGTAGTATATCAGCATTGCAACTGTTTTTAGTTCTACTGATTGGTATTTAACTGTCAATTATTTTAAACTTGTATAATTGACTTTAATGTTTTATAATATTAGTATATTATTTTTTGGGAGGTGGACGGTTTTATGAAAAAATCAAGGCATAAACTAATTACAGCAAGTATACTTTTTTCTATTGCTACAGGTATTATATATGTGATTAATCGCCTTATATTTGGAACTGCTGTGTTGAAAGAAATGTTGAAGTCCACAGCTAACAATTATTATAATTGGCGGTTTGGCAAGATATATTACAAAAAGACTGGCTCTGGGACCCCTGTTTTACTGGTACATGATTTGACGGTATATAGTTCTGCATATGAATGGAATAAAATTGTCGATAAGTTAGCTGAAAATCATACTGTTTATACTATTGACTTACTGGGATGCGGCCGATCCGACAAGCAGAGGATAACTTATACAAATTATTTATATGTACAGGTTATTTCTGATTTTATAAAGAATGTTATTCATGAGAAAACAGATGTTATAACCAGTGGATATTCAGGTTCTTTTGCTTTGATGGCTTGTCATAATGAAACTGATTTATTTGGTAAAATTATTATGATAAATCCGCCTGCTCTTAGCACCTTAAACAAAATTCCTGACAAAAAAAGTAAGTTGTATAAGTTTTTGTTGGAGATTCCTGTTTTTGGTACTTTAGTTTACAATATGATCACTTGCCAAAGCAATATTCAGTTGTTATTTACAGAACAGTATCTTTATAATCCCTTTAATATGACTGCCGAATGGCTTGATACTTATTATGAATCCGCACACAAGGGTATGAGTAGTTCAAGATATCTTCTCTCCAGCATGATAGGAAGATATACCAACAATAATATAAATCATGCACTAAAGGCGATTGATCAGAGTATTTTTATCATTGAGGGAGAAGCCGAGAGAGACAGTAAAGATATTATATCTCAGTATACAGAATGTAACCCTGCAGTTGAGGCAATCAGTTTGAAAGGAGCAAAACATCTTCCTCATATGGAAGCACCGGATGCTCTTATGGAACAGTTAAATATATTTCTAGATTAAATGTTTCACGTGAAACATAAGAAGGCAATGTAGTATTGGATTACTACATTGCCTTTCTTATTAATATAATATCTTTTAGTATAAAAATCTTTTGCTATTGCTAGTTCTGTACTTTCCCGCTCAAACTATAAGAAAACATTTAATAATTAAGGGAAAAGTTCCATTGTCAATGTCTATTAAGTTATAATTACCTATACCCCTTATGATACTGAACAGGTATTAAACCGCTATAATATTTTTAAAGATTTGTATAATCATACATTTCTTACTAAATAATAGAAAATAATACAACAATACATTTTTAATACCTCTTATTCTAAAGAATTATAAATCAATAGATACATCATAGTCTTCCAGAACCTTCTTAAATATAAGTTTTAGTTTATTCTTCAGATTATAACAGCTCATTTTTATGATTTACTATTTTGCTTACCCAAAAAAGCATCAAAAGCATCTGTCAATTCTTTTATTTTCATCTTATTTACCAAAGATGCGTTTCCTTTGCTGTCTTTTACAAGATAAAAATTAGAGTCATAAGCATAGTACGCAACGGTAACATCAACACCATTCTCTTTAAAGAAATGAACTGACATTTCGGGTGTATTTTCAACATCCGGCACTGTATCTAGCCATTCCTGGCATTCCATACTGCTTATCAGGCTATAAAACTCAGAAAAATCATTTAGTTCAATTTCATTTCCGTTCATATAGTAAGTTGTTACAGTTGTTGTTTCTTTTGCTGTATCTGAATTATTTGATTCTTTAGTATCCTCTGTTTTCTCCGTATTATTTGCTTTTTCCTTGTCACTACTGCTTTCTACTGGCTTCTCTTCTGTTTTTTTGGTAAACTCGTAAGTATTTCCATCCTTTTCAATAGTGACTTTATCTAAATCAGCAAAAATATAATCAGAAATATAGGTACTTAAAAATTGATTTACTTCAGCATTTAGAAGTGAATCAACAACAGACTCGCTTAATGTATAAATTCCTGACTGATTTGCAAGTTTAGCATAATAGCTGCCATCCTCTGTTTGACTTCCTATTGACAAAATTTCCTGTTTATCAACAGTCACTTTATCCTCGGTATCAACATCTTCTGTATTTTCACTTTCAGAAGCAGTATCTTTATCAGAATCCACCTGGTCACTGTTGTCCTCCGCATCATCAGAAGATTTTGTTTCAGTAACCTGATAATCAATAGTCACAACAGTAGGAGCATCAAGTCCATATTGGCTTAAATCTTCTGTATTTTGACTTATAAAACCGGTCCATGACATACTTGTTATAGGCTTTGTATATTCTGATACTTGAGAACTGCCTGCATCTTTTTTTGTTCCATCCCAGCCCGTTACACTCCATCCTGTACCGGAAGCGCTGTCTTTTGCAATTGTAAATGTCTGGCCATTTTTATTTATAGATACACCTGTGATGTCTGAAATACTTGGAAATTTCTCTTTCTCTGCCAAATCATTTAAATCAAACTGCAAAGATGTGACAATAGTGGAGGATACCATATATATTTTTTTATTATCACCATTTACTGTCATATAACTACTGCTGGTAACAGAATTTGTATCACCAAACTGCAGTGTCTGCTCGTTTCCGTCCTTATCTTTTAGGCTCACAGTTACAGTTGGATTGTCAAGTCCGTATTCTGATACATTATCCTGACCTTCTAAGGTTCTATCAGCGGCTATTTTTTCAAACTTTTTGATAATCTCTTCAAAAGCTGACTGATCCAGTGGAAAACTTTCATCGCCGTCATACTTCCACGTATCTTCTGCTTTTGTAAAGTTATACTTATTATCACCTGATTGGATTACAACCTCACTGACATCATCTATATCAGTCTCGAATGCCGTTTCTGATTCTTTTTCATTTTCCTGACTATCTTCTTTGCCGCTGTTATGAAGAATCATATAAAATATCAGCAGCAGAGCTAACACTACAATGCCTGCAATTAGTGCTGTATTTTTTTTCTTCATTTACTGTTTTCTCCTCTTCATCCAAATTCCACCGCCTAAAATAATCAAAAATGCCGGAACTACAGCCATGACAAATATACTCCAAAAGCTTGCATCTGCTGCGGGTATCGTCAAGGTGGTGGTATCCATACTCTTACTTGGTATAGAGATTGTACTTCCATCCTCATTTGAACACATCCAGTTAACAGATGCGGAAATCAGCTCAAAGTTTGCGCCTGATACCATAGTATTCATATTATCATTAAACAATGTTTCTGAAGAATAGTATACAATCTGTGTCTGCTTATCATTATCTAAATCTTCACTGATTGCCACGCCTACATTAAATGGCCCATCAATGTCTCCACTTTCTTTCTCCATAGTCTGCATGTTTTCCACATTTACCTTAGAATACGAACTGTCAGATGTGGTTAAAATATTTTGAATTTTGAGCGTATCCCTGTAGTTATCCACCGTCTTGATACCCTGCGCCAAGGGCATAAGAATATAACGGCTGCCAGAAGAAAGATTTGAAGTTATATCATTACTTTCTATATTAGGAAGCAGATATGACGGGTTTTGAGAGATATAATGATTAGAATCCGCCTCAAGTATAATACCATCTGCGGTCTTCACACCATAATTTTCTAAAACTGACGCAAAGTTTGGCATATCTTCTCCTGTATAGTTAGATACAATAAGAGCTTTTCCTCCGTTTTCCAAGTAAGATATGATTTTATTGGCCTCATCCTCTGAAATATCTTTTGATGGTGCAAATATAAACAAGCAGTCTGCATCTTCCGGAACAGCATCCATTGTGAGCAGATTCAGCGATTGAATATCTATATTTGCTTTTTGTATCATATCTTTTAGAGAATCACTCATAGTAGACTCATCGTGGCCTTCCAGTGTGTACATAACAGGCATATTGTCTGATGTCACATAATTGATTGCGCTTGTAAGCTGGCCTTCCCCATCAAACCCGGTGACTTCGCTTGTATACGTCTGATAGTTTACAGATGTCTCATACATGGAATTGTAATCAACTACCTTGCTCTTATCACCACAGACTACAATAATACTGTTATTATTTACACCTTCTGTAGTGTATTGGGAAGTAAACTTTGGATTGACAGCAGGATCTTTTTTCTCAACTTTTAAATGTTTACTATTTTCCTCATACCTCTCCAACAGTTTCTCTATATCACTGCTCTCAGAACCATTCTGTGCTATATAATACAAAGTGACATCTTTATCCAGATTTTTCAGCAGCTTCTTTGTCTGATCTCCAATCGTGTACATTTTCTGTGTACTCAGATCAATCTCTCTAAATTTTGATGGAAGTTCCTGGATCAATAGGTTTACTACTACCAGAATTGCAATAAAAACCGCAACGACTCCCAAACTATATGTTCCATGCTTCAGATTTTTCCTGTTTTTTCGTCTGTTTTCCTTATTATTACTAATAATATCTTTTATATTAATTTTTTTCTTACTAATATTACCTTTTGATTCTTTCATGTCTGCATTTTCTCCT is a window encoding:
- a CDS encoding ParA family protein codes for the protein MGRIIAIANQKGGVGKSTTTINLSACLAEMNQKVLIIDIDPQGNTTSGVGVEKENLDATLYELLLGDCDLSDCLIENVFENLSIIPSNVNLAGAEIELVGVEDREYLLKNHIDGIKDKYDFIIMDCPPSLNILTINAMTTADSVLVPIQCEYYALEGLTQLIHTIELVQERLNPSLVMEGVVFTMYDARTNLSLQVVENVKSNLNQSIYKTIIPRNVRLAEAPSYGLPITLYDKKSVGAESYKLLAEEVLHKGDEEWQ
- a CDS encoding GldG family protein, coding for MKESKGNISKKKINIKDIISNNKENRRKNRKNLKHGTYSLGVVAVFIAILVVVNLLIQELPSKFREIDLSTQKMYTIGDQTKKLLKNLDKDVTLYYIAQNGSESSDIEKLLERYEENSKHLKVEKKDPAVNPKFTSQYTTEGVNNNSIIVVCGDKSKVVDYNSMYETSVNYQTYTSEVTGFDGEGQLTSAINYVTSDNMPVMYTLEGHDESTMSDSLKDMIQKANIDIQSLNLLTMDAVPEDADCLFIFAPSKDISEDEANKIISYLENGGKALIVSNYTGEDMPNFASVLENYGVKTADGIILEADSNHYISQNPSYLLPNIESNDITSNLSSGSRYILMPLAQGIKTVDNYRDTLKIQNILTTSDSSYSKVNVENMQTMEKESGDIDGPFNVGVAISEDLDNDKQTQIVYYSSETLFNDNMNTMVSGANFELISASVNWMCSNEDGSTISIPSKSMDTTTLTIPAADASFWSIFVMAVVPAFLIILGGGIWMKRRKQ
- a CDS encoding DUF4340 domain-containing protein; the encoded protein is MKKKNTALIAGIVVLALLLIFYMILHNSGKEDSQENEKESETAFETDIDDVSEVVIQSGDNKYNFTKAEDTWKYDGDESFPLDQSAFEEIIKKFEKIAADRTLEGQDNVSEYGLDNPTVTVSLKDKDGNEQTLQFGDTNSVTSSSYMTVNGDNKKIYMVSSTIVTSLQFDLNDLAEKEKFPSISDITGVSINKNGQTFTIAKDSASGTGWSVTGWDGTKKDAGSSQVSEYTKPITSMSWTGFISQNTEDLSQYGLDAPTVVTIDYQVTETKSSDDAEDNSDQVDSDKDTASESENTEDVDTEDKVTVDKQEILSIGSQTEDGSYYAKLANQSGIYTLSESVVDSLLNAEVNQFLSTYISDYIFADLDKVTIEKDGNTYEFTKKTEEKPVESSSDKEKANNTEKTEDTKESNNSDTAKETTTVTTYYMNGNEIELNDFSEFYSLISSMECQEWLDTVPDVENTPEMSVHFFKENGVDVTVAYYAYDSNFYLVKDSKGNASLVNKMKIKELTDAFDAFLGKQNSKS
- a CDS encoding DUF4446 family protein, whose protein sequence is MSSLLESLQSHSGILMVLLLIVVIILLICVFNLSLGLNRLNRKYTLFMKGKDGQSLERLFKRKFDLIEKLVRSTDDNGEEIDKIWKVMDKSLNKYGIVKYDAFEDMGGKLSFVLAMLDKNNTGFLLNAIHSRENCFLYIKEIVNGESYVVLSEEEVEALRQAVNFGILQETELED
- the serS gene encoding serine--tRNA ligase; amino-acid sequence: MLDIKFLRENPDIVKQNIKNKFQDSKLPLVDEVIELDKRNRDIKKEVEALRAERNKISKMIGGLMKEGRKEEAEEVKKKVTANAETVERLSAEEREVEEKIKTIMMTIPNIIDPSVPIGKDDTENVEVQKYGEPVVPDFEIPYHAEIMESFNGLDLDSARKVAGNGFYYLMGDIARLHSAVISYARDFMINRGFTYCVPPFMIRSDVVTGVMSFAEMDAMMYKIEGEDLYLIGTSEHSMIGKFIDTIVPEEELPKTLTSYSPCFRKEKGAHGLEERGVYRIHQFEKQEMIVVCKPEESKEWFDKLWQNTVDLFRSLDIPVRTLECCSGDLADLKVKSVDVEAWSPRQKKYFEVGSCSNLGDAQARRLKIRINGKDGKYLAHTLNNTVVAPPRMLIAFLENNLQADGSVRIPEALRPYMGGMTEIK
- a CDS encoding alpha/beta fold hydrolase, with translation MKKSRHKLITASILFSIATGIIYVINRLIFGTAVLKEMLKSTANNYYNWRFGKIYYKKTGSGTPVLLVHDLTVYSSAYEWNKIVDKLAENHTVYTIDLLGCGRSDKQRITYTNYLYVQVISDFIKNVIHEKTDVITSGYSGSFALMACHNETDLFGKIIMINPPALSTLNKIPDKKSKLYKFLLEIPVFGTLVYNMITCQSNIQLLFTEQYLYNPFNMTAEWLDTYYESAHKGMSSSRYLLSSMIGRYTNNNINHALKAIDQSIFIIEGEAERDSKDIISQYTECNPAVEAISLKGAKHLPHMEAPDALMEQLNIFLD
- a CDS encoding ParB/RepB/Spo0J family partition protein; this translates as MAVRKGGLGKGLDSMIPDSSAKVKKKNPVPAPAVSTNEVDIKDEKSVQMIKMSMIEPNREQPRKQFGEDALLELAESIKQFGILQPLLVQKKGDYYEIIAGERRWRASKLAGVKEIPVIIKEFSDQEAVEISLIENIQREDLNPIEEAVAYKRLMEEFHLKQDAIAERVSKSRTAVTNSMRLLKLDERVQQMLIDEMITTGHARALLAIEDSEIQIMAATKVFDEKLSVRETEKMVKEILNPAPEKQEKPVDEAQNLVYQQLEEKIKQIIGSKVEIHRKNNDKGKIEIEYYSKDELERIVELLETIR